The Bacteroides ovatus genomic interval ATTCATTTATTTTATTCTCAAAACAAGAATTATTTAATAACAGTTCCTTTACCCTTTTTTCAATTTTAAGTATCTCATCATTTGGAAACTGATTTTGAGCAAGTTTCAGAATTTCCAAAAAGAAATGAGGCTCTTTCAAAGCTGAAATCATTTTTCCATTAGACACACTAGGCATCTCTCCTTCTTCGTATTTTCTATATTGGTTATCGCCAAAACCTAAAAGTTTAGACATTCGAAGTGCAGATATACCATATAATTCCCGAACTCTTTTTATTTCATCCGGAAATGGTATCGCATATTTCTGACGATACAAATTATAAACTTGATTCATATTCAGTTGATCAAGTTCAGTTGTAGTAAACTCTTCATTTGTATCCTTACATCTATAAAAATGATATACTATCTCAAAATTGTCTTTTCGAAATTCAAATGATTGCTTCTCATGACACAATGCAGCGTCACCACCTGTAAACGGACTTTTCATAACTTCTACTTTTTATTTTTGAAAGGATGTTCTATTTTTCTCTCTGCCAAATGAAAGGAGACACAGATTGGAGAATTTGCTCCAGTACCTTTACTTATTTTGATATAAACCTCCTTTTTATCTACGGACTTGCCAAACTCCCAAAGTTCTCCCATATAATTCAACTTATCTTCCGTAGGACCTTTATAATAGTCCTCAACTGTCAAAGACATTATTATCTTTTCACGCATAATTGCCGAAATTTCCAAATCAAGCAAAGCTTGCATATTCTTCTTTCTATCTATACGAAAGATAATCCCGAAAGCCCTAGCCTTATCTTTAAATTCTTTCAAGAATTTATCGACTGTTTCTATATCCATATCTAAAATATCTTTATGCAAAGATATGAATAATGTAGTATAATGCAACAAATATTCAACTTTAAAGTTGAAAAAGAACTATTAAAAGACTATATATTCAAGATATATTAATATTAGTCCGAAAAATTCAACTCGAATCTATTTTCCTACCTTTGCAAAATTAAACATCATAAGAATTATAAAGATATGACGATTCCATACTAAACTCGAAATATTTTCACTACATTCACAGCATGAAATGCAGAATTATACTCGAACTATTAGCAATTCTCTTTTTTACAGGATGTTATAACAGAGAACAAATTTCCCGACTTGACGAGGCGGAAGCACTGTTACAAAATAAGCCGGATAGTGCCTTAACAATATTACAACAACTCAAATCGGAAGGCAGCCAGGCTGAACAGGCCAGGTATGCGTTGCTTTATTCAGAGGCTTTAGACAAAAATCATATCAAAGCAACGAATGATTCGCTGATTCGCCGGGCTTGGGAGTATTACAAACATCATCCCAAAGATTTACGCCGCCAATGCAAGACTCTCTATTATTGGGGAAAAGTCAAACTGCGTGCAGGAGACAAGCCGGGAGCGTTACGCCTTTACCTGAAAGTTGAAGAGAAACTGAAGGATACCAATGAGCCTTATTATGCAGGGCTTTTATACAGTCAGATCGGTGAAGTGTATTATGACCAGATGAACTATAGCCGGGCTTATCATTATTTTCGTGAAGCTCGCAATAACTTCCGGCAGGCTGATAATACTCGCGAAGAAACAAAGGCAACTCTCGATATGGCAGCCGCAACTTTCAATTCGAAAGATATGGAGAAAGCCATGCGGCTCTATTCTGCCGCACTCGATCTGGCCGATGAACACAAGTACGATAAGTTAGCCAAAGCTAGCCTTACCAATCTTGCTTCTCTCTATGTGGTGTCAGGCAAGAAACAAATTCCCCATGACCTGCTGCAACGTATCGAACTTTCTGCCCGGCAAGATACACTATACGGATATCATACATTAGTAGATGTGAATCTACTGAAAAACCGTATAGACAGCGCACGCTACTATCTGGCTCTTGCAGAAACACATTCCACCGATATACGTGACATGGCAGACCTGCAATACACCGCTTATCGGATTGAAGCGCAGGCCAGAAACTTCGAGAAAGCAACCGAGAAGATACATCATTATATCTATCTGACTGACTCGCTGACACGCTCGAATATGCAATTCTCCGCCGGTATGGTGGAACGTGACTATTTCAAGGAACGCTCCAAATTCGCCGAATACCGGATGAAGAACCGTACTACCTGGGAAATTGCCGTAGCAAGTATTATTTTTCTAATAATAGGGGTAGCATACTACATCATCCGTCAACGCCTGCGCCTGCAACGCGAACGTACCGACCGCTACCTGCTATTAGCGGAAGAAGCCAACACCCAATACAAAACCCTGACAGAACACATGGAAGGACAGCGCAATGCGGAAAGCCATTTAAAAGGTTTGGTAGCTTCACGTTTTGACATCATTGACAAACTGGGAAAGACTTACTATGAACGTGAGAATACCGCATCACAACAAGCGGCCATGTTCCACGAAGTGAAACAGATTATCACCGATTTTGCAGAGAACAATGCAATGTTCCAAGAACTGGAACTTATCGTAAATACCTGCCATGATAATGCAATGGAGAAGTTGCGGAATGATTTTCCGTCAATGAAAGAAGCTGACATACGACTGCTTTGTTATATTTTTGTAGGTTTCTCGCCACAAGTAATCAGTTTGTTTATGAAAGATACGGTAGCTAATGTATATGCTCGCAAGTCACGGCTCAAATCACGTATCAAATCGGCAGAAACGGCCAATAAAGAGTTGTTTTTAGCACTTTTCGGATAGGTGTTAGACCTGTGTTAGAAATCTTAGAATACATCTTTCATAATCCATTGAATATCAATACACTTTAAATCAAATTGTTAGATTTGCGAGATTGCATCACAACCTGAATTTGATGCAATCTTATTACTTTTGCATTCGAAAAATTAGAAAAAAGAAAAGATTATGAAGAATATTGTTATTCTATTAAGCGCCATGCTTTTCATGGTAGCATGCGAAAAAGGAAACGAAGAAATGAAAGAAGCAAAAGTAGTGGTATCCGTTTATGATGAGAATGGAAAAATTGCAACGGGCGTTCCCGTAAAAATGTATAATGAAAAGGACTATAAGGTTTTTGAAAAAGATAATTTAACTTTGCCAACTGCAATCATACAGACAAATGAAAGTGGTATGGCCACCTTTGTACTGCCACGAGAGGAATGGTTTGCAACGCAGTCGCAACGGTTCCTGACATTCGTGATACAAGAAGGGGGCGGCCCTGACAACTATCAGATATGGTCTTCCGGCAAAACCGTAGAAGCCGGAAAAGCCGTAAAAGTAGAAATACGTTTAACCCAATTCCCTAACTAAGCCTTTATCACATGAAGCAAACTAGACTTTATATAATTACAACACTTTGCCTGCAAATGGTTCTGGGAGCAATATTACTAAGTTGCAGCACCGAAAATGACGAATACAAGAAAGATTCACCTTCGGCAGCAAATCCTGTTGAACCCATAGGGGCTTCACTTGAAGATTTCTCCATAGAACAATTGCCCGCAAAAACAATTTATGCATTAGGAGAGAATATAGACTTAACCGGCCTTAACGTGACAGGCAAGTATGATGACGGGAAACAACGCCCCGTAAAGGTTACCTCGGAACAGATCAGTGGTTTCTCATCATCTGTCCCTGTCGATAAACAGGAAGTAACCATAACAATAGAAGGAAAACAGAAAAGCTTCTCCGTGCACATTTCTCCTGTCCGTGTAGAAAACGGAGTATTGACGGAAATATTGAAAGGATACAATGAAATCATACTCCCTAATAGTGTGAAATCAATTCCTAAAGACGCCTTTAGGAATAGCCAAATAGCAAAGGTAGTACTCAATGAAGGACTAAAATCGATTGGAGATATGGCTTTCTTCAATTCAACCGTCCAGGAAATTGTGTTTCCATCAACCTTGGAGCAGCTTAAAGAAGACATCTTCTATTATTGCTACAACCTGAAAAAAGCAGATCTAAGCAAGACTAAAATCACTAAACTTCCTGCCAGTACATTTGTATATGCAGGTATTGAAGAAGTGTTGTTACCCGTGACACTAAAAGAAATCGGATCGCAGGCATTCCTCAAGACCTCTCAATTGAAAACCATCGAGATTCCGGAGAATGTAAGCACCATTGGTCAGGAAGCATTCCGGGAAAGTGGTATTACGACAGTGAAGTTACCCAACGGTGTTACAAACATAGCAAGCAGGGCTTTTTACTACTGCCCGGAATTGGCGGAAGTGACCACCTACGGGAGTACTTTCAATGATGACCCCGAAGCTATGATCCACCCCTATTGTCTTGAAGGATGTCCGAAATTGGCTCGCTTCGAAATACCTGAAAGTATTCGGATATTGGGACAGGGATTACTGGGTGGTAATAGGAAAGTGACCCAATTAACCATTCCGGCAAACGTCACACAGATTAATTTTTCGGCTTTCAATAATACAGGTATTAAAGAAGTAAAGGTAGAAGGGACAACACCTCCGCAGGTATTTGAAAAAGTATGGTACGGATTTCCGGATGATATTACCGTCATTCGTGTTCCTGCCGAATCTGTGGAAAAATATAAGAACGCAAATGGTTGGAGGGATTTCACAAACAAGATAACAACGTTCTAACAGTTCTCCAGTTTTTCGATTATAATCGAATAAAGTTGGTTTAATATCGACTTTTCCGGTTATAATCGAAATAACTTAAGAAAACACTATATTTTCGATAATAGCCGGAAAAATCAGTACTATTAGTTTATCTATTTAAATCTCCCCATTCACCCCCAAGCCGAACAGAGCAAAATCGCCCAGGCAAGGATCATCCGGAAAGACCTCTGCCAATGCAGTCGTTATCTGACGGGCATTTTTCAGAGAAAAAGTTTCCGTATCCGTCAACTTGAAATAATGTGCTACCCGGCATACATGTGTATCTAAAGGAACAATCAAATCTCTGCGATCAAAACTTTCCCAAATCCCCAAATCGACCTCCGAATCCCGACGAATCATCCAACGCAAAAACATATTCAGTTTCTTTTGAGGACTTTTGGCAGAAACTTCAAGAAATGCACATAACTTTTCCATTGGTATTCCGGGATATAACATCAAAGCTTCCTCCAGACTTTCAAACTGTGTATAAGCTATATATAATCGCCGAAAGTATCCATAAAAATCAGCATACGACAACATCCGATAAAAGCTATTGGTTGCTCCTGAAGGAAAATCCTTCTCCCACTGGCAGGACAATACATACTGATAAGGCGAATCTCCCATTAGCCCGTGCAATTCGTCCGCTTTCTTCAAGATCTGTTTGCGATTGCCAAAACTCATAATCGCCGTCAGCAAACCGCTGACTTCGATATCCTGTTTCAGCGTATAACGATGGGGAAACTGCACCGGATCGCTTTGTATAAAGTCTGCGCGATGATACATCTCCGCACACATTAAAAGTTTATTCTTTATATCTTCAGTCATTTCGAGAAAGTATCAAGTATTGAAAGTACAAAAATACATATTCTAGTTGGATTTCCTCTTTAAGTAAATGACGGATTGTATCCCTAATAAAATAACAAAGAGATATTCTGCCGTCATATACACAGTCAGAGAAGCATGAAAACATTCACTTAACAGATACAGATAAATTAAATATACAAGAATGGTGATTAACTGGAAGATAAAGGCGAGCTTCGTCTTTCCTGTACCGGTAACAGCATTGATATAAACATATCCGGGCAGTGCAAAAGCATAATTCAACAGCATAACTATAAAAGGATAGAAAGCTAGTCTCACCAGATTATCGTTATTCGTATAAAATCCGATAACCCATTGGTTACCCCAAAGAGCCATAACTATCAATGGACCCCCCACGGCATAACCCAACCTAAGAACTTTATGGCAAACGGGAAAAAGTTCCTTCCCCTGCCCCGCCCCAATTAGATTGCTGACTAATGAACCAGTAGTGGATGCAAAAGAGTTGACAATCACAAAAAAGACGGTAGAAACACTACGAGTAATATTGGAAATAGCAAGCTCTGTCCTTCCCAGATGCTCGATAGCAACGAAGAACAGAAACCAGGGAGCAACGCTGACAAAAGAGTGAAGCATACTCCATATAGATATCCTCAACAACTTTATTAACACTTTCCCATCATAAACGACCTTCAGCCCATATTTCACTTTATCTACCCTCACCCACATATATAATAGGAGTACGATAAAAGCTCCGAACTCTGCCAAAGAAGAAGCCATCGCCGCCCCGGATATACCCAGATTCAGTTTGAATATCAGCAGATAGTTAAAAGGAATATTGATACAGATAGCCATGATAGCTGCCACGGACAATGCTTTGGTCGTTGTTATCCCTACCAGAAAAGACCGGAAAGCTAAAAAAGGAAATGAGAATAACAAACCGAAGCTACGCCAATCCAGATAATGAATCACTGCCTGATAAATTTCATCCGAAGTTATCAACCGGCACAGGATCAAGGGAGAAGCCAAATGGAGCAATAGGCAAAGAATGACTGCCATCCCCGACAGGAAATATACTCCCTGAAAAAATGTACGTCCCGTCTCTTTATAATGTTGTTCCCCATTTCTCCGGGCAATCATCACCTGCAGCCCGATGCTGAATCCGAAGCCCAGCATATAAACAGCTAAATAATAGATTCCGGCAAGCGCAGAAGCTCCCAGTTCGACTTCTCCCACATGCCCCAGGAAAATAGCGTCGGTAATATTGATTAATTGTTCCATCAGAATGCTCATCATCACAGGAAAGTTGATGAGCCATATTTGCTTATATGTATAATTCATTGCTCAACTTAAAAATAACACGATACGGTATACCACATCATAGCAGCACACAGTTCCGTAAATTTATAAAAATGGATATAAAACTCTTTGACAGGCGAGTAGTTGCCTGTCGGATAGCTGAATAGCCCTGTTAGAAATGATGCTATTCGTTGAGCGTAGCTATATGCAGAGTTTCATAAATGGATGAATATTGCTGGTTTATCAATCAATTACGCAACAAAGATAAGAAATCTTATTTTCATATCCCAATGTGGTATGGTATTAGCAGATTACTTATAGTAAAGAAATGTATTAAAAACATTGATTGCAACATTAACAGATTGATTTATACAGATATACCATATTCTAAAGCTAAGGAATGATTCTTAAATATCTTTCTCTTTTGAAAAAAGGCATATCATTTTGAAAAGAGTAGTAACCAATAAATAACCAGATAACAATGAAAGTTTGTAAATTCGAGAAAATTAAAGATGAGGATGAAATGAAGCAAGTAATCAATTGTATTCAGAAAGAACATCCTTATGTAGCTGTAGTCCCTATATTGGCACAATTACAGGAGTGGTTACAGGCTATTTCCATCAGTTGGTTTCACGAAGAAGATGAAGTTTCTCATACCACAGTCAATGCCATCGAAGCATATTGCTGTACCCTTGCCAATC includes:
- a CDS encoding MATE family efflux transporter; translation: MNYTYKQIWLINFPVMMSILMEQLINITDAIFLGHVGEVELGASALAGIYYLAVYMLGFGFSIGLQVMIARRNGEQHYKETGRTFFQGVYFLSGMAVILCLLLHLASPLILCRLITSDEIYQAVIHYLDWRSFGLLFSFPFLAFRSFLVGITTTKALSVAAIMAICINIPFNYLLIFKLNLGISGAAMASSLAEFGAFIVLLLYMWVRVDKVKYGLKVVYDGKVLIKLLRISIWSMLHSFVSVAPWFLFFVAIEHLGRTELAISNITRSVSTVFFVIVNSFASTTGSLVSNLIGAGQGKELFPVCHKVLRLGYAVGGPLIVMALWGNQWVIGFYTNNDNLVRLAFYPFIVMLLNYAFALPGYVYINAVTGTGKTKLAFIFQLITILVYLIYLYLLSECFHASLTVYMTAEYLFVILLGIQSVIYLKRKSN
- a CDS encoding leucine-rich repeat protein; amino-acid sequence: MKQTRLYIITTLCLQMVLGAILLSCSTENDEYKKDSPSAANPVEPIGASLEDFSIEQLPAKTIYALGENIDLTGLNVTGKYDDGKQRPVKVTSEQISGFSSSVPVDKQEVTITIEGKQKSFSVHISPVRVENGVLTEILKGYNEIILPNSVKSIPKDAFRNSQIAKVVLNEGLKSIGDMAFFNSTVQEIVFPSTLEQLKEDIFYYCYNLKKADLSKTKITKLPASTFVYAGIEEVLLPVTLKEIGSQAFLKTSQLKTIEIPENVSTIGQEAFRESGITTVKLPNGVTNIASRAFYYCPELAEVTTYGSTFNDDPEAMIHPYCLEGCPKLARFEIPESIRILGQGLLGGNRKVTQLTIPANVTQINFSAFNNTGIKEVKVEGTTPPQVFEKVWYGFPDDITVIRVPAESVEKYKNANGWRDFTNKITTF
- a CDS encoding TIGR02757 family protein; protein product: MTEDIKNKLLMCAEMYHRADFIQSDPVQFPHRYTLKQDIEVSGLLTAIMSFGNRKQILKKADELHGLMGDSPYQYVLSCQWEKDFPSGATNSFYRMLSYADFYGYFRRLYIAYTQFESLEEALMLYPGIPMEKLCAFLEVSAKSPQKKLNMFLRWMIRRDSEVDLGIWESFDRRDLIVPLDTHVCRVAHYFKLTDTETFSLKNARQITTALAEVFPDDPCLGDFALFGLGVNGEI
- a CDS encoding type II toxin-antitoxin system MqsR family toxin — its product is MDIETVDKFLKEFKDKARAFGIIFRIDRKKNMQALLDLEISAIMREKIIMSLTVEDYYKGPTEDKLNYMGELWEFGKSVDKKEVYIKISKGTGANSPICVSFHLAERKIEHPFKNKK
- a CDS encoding tetratricopeptide repeat protein, whose protein sequence is MKCRIILELLAILFFTGCYNREQISRLDEAEALLQNKPDSALTILQQLKSEGSQAEQARYALLYSEALDKNHIKATNDSLIRRAWEYYKHHPKDLRRQCKTLYYWGKVKLRAGDKPGALRLYLKVEEKLKDTNEPYYAGLLYSQIGEVYYDQMNYSRAYHYFREARNNFRQADNTREETKATLDMAAATFNSKDMEKAMRLYSAALDLADEHKYDKLAKASLTNLASLYVVSGKKQIPHDLLQRIELSARQDTLYGYHTLVDVNLLKNRIDSARYYLALAETHSTDIRDMADLQYTAYRIEAQARNFEKATEKIHHYIYLTDSLTRSNMQFSAGMVERDYFKERSKFAEYRMKNRTTWEIAVASIIFLIIGVAYYIIRQRLRLQRERTDRYLLLAEEANTQYKTLTEHMEGQRNAESHLKGLVASRFDIIDKLGKTYYERENTASQQAAMFHEVKQIITDFAENNAMFQELELIVNTCHDNAMEKLRNDFPSMKEADIRLLCYIFVGFSPQVISLFMKDTVANVYARKSRLKSRIKSAETANKELFLALFG